A region of Anoplopoma fimbria isolate UVic2021 breed Golden Eagle Sablefish chromosome 24, Afim_UVic_2022, whole genome shotgun sequence DNA encodes the following proteins:
- the capn5b gene encoding calpain-5, whose amino-acid sequence MFTSVKAYDGQQYSTLKRQCLQSGLLFEDPRFPAIDDSLFYQGNRIGRVVWKRPRELCEDPHLFVDGISAHDLHQGQLGNCWFVAACSSLASRESLWQKVIPDWKEQEWDTEKPESYAGIFHFRFWRFGEWVDVVIDDRLPTVDNQLVYCHSNDSNEFWSAMVEKAYAKVYGCYEALDGGNTADALVDFTGGVSEPVDLLEGQMATDEVARNQLFERVLKVHNRDGLISCSIRATTIEDMEARLDCGLVKGHAYAVTDVRKVRLGHGLLAFFKSEKLQMIRMRNPWGEKEWSGPWSDSSEEWNKVSKSEREKLGVTVQDDGEFWMTFDDFCQYFTDLILCRLINTSYLSIHKTWEEEVMRGSWVHRQDPLRNRSGGCINHKATFLQNPQYVFDVKKIEDEVLICLQQKEKRATPKEGKGENLAIGFDIHRVELNRKYRMHSAQQKVAGSIYINSRCVFLRKELKEGRYVIIPTTFDPGQQGDFLLRVFTDVPSDCKELTLDDPPQTCWTGMCGYPQLVTQVHVMNAEGLQGQESNGDPYVIITCEGERVRSPVHKDTRCPNFDIKGLFYRKKPKEGIHVEIYNKNMIVDTFLGQVILFSDPNERQEQHTLHLRDKGSRQDNDLPGTLTVRLITATTLTNI is encoded by the exons GAGCTGTGTGAGGACCCTCACCTGTTTGTGGATGGCATCAGTGCACACGATTTACATCAGGGACAGCTGGGTAACTGCTGGTTTGTGGCGGCATGCTCCAGTCTGGCCTCCAGAGAGTCTCTATGGCAAAAA GTCATTCCCGACTGGAAGGAGCAGGAGTGGGATACAGAGAAGCCAGAATCGTATGCCGGGATTTTCCACTTCCGCTTCTGGCGCTTTGGTGAGTGGGTGGATGTGGTGATTGACGACCGGCTACCGACAGTGGACAACCAGCTGGTCTACTGCCACTCCAACGACAGCAACGAGTTCTGGAGCGCCATGGTGGAGAAGGCCTACGCCAA GGTTTATGGCTGCTACGAGGCTTTGGACGGAGGAAACACGGCCGACGCGCTGGTGGATTTCACGGGTGGTGTTTCGGAGCCCGTGGACCTGCTGGAGGGTCAGATGGCGACAGATGAGGTGGCCCGAAACCAGCTGTTTGAAAGAGTTCTCAAAGTCCACAACAGAGACGGTCTCATCAGCTGTTCCATCAGG GCGACCACGATAGAGGACATGGAGGCACGGCTGGACTGTGGCCTGGTCAAAGGTCACGCCTACGCAGTGACGGATGTACGGAAAGTGAGGCTAGGTCACGGACTGCTGGCCTTTTTCAAATCCGAAAAGCTGCAAATGATCCGCATGAGGAACCCCTGGGGAGAAAAGGAGTGGAGCGGCCCCTGGAGCGACAG TTCGGAGGAGTGGAACAAGGTGAgcaagagcgagagagagaagctCGGCGTCACCGTGCAGGACGACGGCGAGTTCTG GATGACGTTCGATGACTTCTGCCAGTACTTCACTGACCTTATCCTGTGCCGCCTCATCAACACCTCCTACCTGAGCATCCACAAAacctgggaggaggaggtgatgagggGCTCCTGGGTCCACCGACAAGACCCCCTCCGCAACCGGTCAGGAGGCTGCATCAATCACAAGGCCACCTTCCTGCAGAACCCTCAG tatGTGTTTGATGTGAAGAAGATTGAGGACGAGGTGCTGATCTGCTTAcagcagaaggagaagagagcCACACCCAAAGAGGGCAAAGGGGAAAACCTCGCCATAGGCTTTGATATTCACCGG GTGGAGCTAAATCGTAAGTACCGTATGCACTCAGCCCAGCAGAAAGTAGCGGGCTCCATCTACATCAACTCGCGCTGCGTCTTCCTCAGGAAGGAGCTGAAGGAGGGTCGCTACGTCATCATTCCCACAACCTTTGACCCCGGGCAGCAGGGCGACTTCCTGCTCCGCGTCTTCACTGATGTGCCTTCAGACTGCAA AGAGCTGACTCTGGACGATCCTCCTCAGACATGTTGGACGGGGATGTGTGGCTACCCTCAGCTGGTCACTCAGGTCCATGTAATGAACGCTGAGGGCCTGCAGGGACAGGAGTCCAATGGAG ATCCGTACGTGATCATCACCTGTGAAGGAGAGCGGGTTCGTTCACCGGTTCATAAGGACACACGGTGCCCAAACTTCGACATCAAAGGCCTGTTCTACCGCAAGAAACCCAAGGAGGGCATCCACGTCGAG ATCTACAACAAGAACATGATCGTGGACACCTTCCTGGGTCAGGTGATCCTGTTCAGCGACCCCAACGAGCGGCAGGAGCAGCACACGCTTCACCTCCGTGACAAGGGCAGCCGCCAGGACAACGACCTTCCGGGCACGCTCACTGTGCGCCTCATCACCGCGACCACGCTCACCAACATCTGA
- the ompb gene encoding olfactory marker protein b, whose product MSKELELPFRPDNSLSEVMRLRVQSLQQRGQKRQDGERLLLPNEAVYRLDFSEQSLGFMRWSVGLAQTGRLTIMAISQLWTPDLTHLMKRQLLDPAGVFWRAPGDASDAPVQCYEADAHELGERIAEFAKVRKGMYFLFAFADGCSPHTVDCSITFTVDC is encoded by the coding sequence ATGTCTAAAGAGTTGGAGCTGCCCTTCCGGCCCGACAACAGTCTGTCGGAGGTGATGCGCCTGCGGGTTCAGTCTCTGCAGCAGCGAGGCCAGAAGAGGCAGGATGGCGAACGCCTGCTGCTGCCCAACGAGGCCGTGTACCGACTGGACTTCTCCGAACAGTCCCTTGGGTTCATGCGGTGGTCGGTGGGGCTGGCCCAGACGGGACGCCTCACCATCATGGCCATCTCTCAGCTCTGGACGCCCGACCTCACCCACCTGATGAAGCGGCAGCTGCTGGACCCCGCCGGGGTTTTCTGGAGGGCGCCGGGCGACGCCAGCGACGCACCGGTCCAGTGCTACGAGGCGGACGCGCACGAGCTTGGCGAGCGGATCGCAGAGTTCGCTAAGGTAAGGAAGGGGATGTACTTCCTGTTTGCGTTTGCAGACGGCTGCAGCCCTCACACTGTCGACTGCTCCATCACCTTCACAGTGGACTGTTGA